Proteins encoded in a region of the Mycolicibacterium neoaurum genome:
- a CDS encoding FadR/GntR family transcriptional regulator, translating to MAGSTPLSPMIGRDAVPSVAGAPIRSPKTAELVAGTLRRMVVDGQLKEGDFLPNEAELMAHFGVSRPTLREAVRVLESERLVEVRRGSRTGARVRVPGPEIVARPVGLLLELSGATIADVMTARAGIEPMAVRLLTESGNTAAFDELDTMIAEYVPSGRETGRMAETTGDFHQRMVELSGNATLTIMAGMLHEITVRHTAFAMKENRPLSKSDFEMLMRSYKRLMTLMRSGDGGAAEAHWRKHLDTARELLLKGMETVKVRDVMG from the coding sequence GTGGCAGGCAGCACCCCGCTTTCACCGATGATCGGCCGCGATGCCGTTCCCTCGGTGGCCGGTGCGCCCATCCGGAGTCCGAAGACCGCCGAACTGGTCGCGGGCACCCTGCGGCGCATGGTGGTCGACGGCCAGCTCAAGGAGGGCGACTTCCTGCCCAACGAGGCCGAACTGATGGCGCATTTCGGGGTCAGCCGCCCCACGTTGCGCGAGGCCGTGCGGGTGCTGGAGTCCGAGCGGCTCGTCGAGGTGCGCCGCGGTTCGCGCACCGGCGCCCGGGTGCGGGTGCCCGGCCCCGAGATCGTCGCTCGCCCGGTGGGTCTGCTCCTGGAGCTGTCCGGGGCCACCATCGCCGATGTGATGACCGCGCGCGCCGGCATCGAGCCGATGGCGGTGCGACTGCTCACCGAATCGGGGAACACGGCGGCCTTCGACGAACTCGACACGATGATCGCCGAGTATGTCCCGTCCGGACGCGAGACGGGCCGCATGGCGGAGACGACGGGCGATTTCCACCAGCGCATGGTGGAGTTGTCGGGCAACGCGACGCTGACGATCATGGCCGGGATGCTGCACGAGATCACGGTGCGGCACACCGCCTTCGCCATGAAGGAGAATCGCCCGCTGTCCAAGTCGGACTTCGAGATGCTGATGCGGTCCTACAAGCGGCTGATGACGTTGATGCGTTCGGGTGACGGCGGGGCCGCCGAGGCGCACTGGCGCAAACATCTCGACACCGCCCGCGAACTACTGCTCAAGGGCATGGAGACCGTCAAGGTCCGCGATGTCATGGGATAG
- a CDS encoding DUF3556 domain-containing protein, translated as MGFLKQNTPVIDFEEWSKGTRAERIIPMARHWAEVGFGTPVALHLFYVVKILAYILVAWVLVLSTTDGLGGFTDVRSWYAEPILYQKVVFYTMLFEVVGFGCGFGPLNNRFFPPMGSILYWLRPGTIRLPPWPNRIPLTRGDGRAVLDVVLYAALLVVLVIALFSQGTGPIPELGTEVGVLPVWQTATILGLLALAGLRDKVIFLAARGEVYGSLAFCFLFSGADIIIAAKLVCLVIWLGAATSKLNKHFPFVISTMMSNNPIFRSPAIKRKFFEHFPDDLRPGWRSRFIGHFSTAVEGLVPLVLFFSHGGVAGAVAAAIMLIFHFGILSSIPMGVPLEWNVFMMFSVLTLFVGQAPIGLGDLNSPWPLLLFAVVAGTVVLGNLFPRKVSFLPGMRYYAGNWDTSLWCIKPSADAKIAAGIVAIASMPAAQLEKFYGSKEAAQIPMYMGYAFRSFNTHGRALFTLAHRAMAGHNEDDYTLTDGERIVSTAIGWNFGDGHMSNEQLVAALQARCHFEPGEVRIVMLDAQPIHRQTQQYRLVDAATGEFERGYVKVADMVTRQPWDDTVPVYDVVSPPTLRQGRESASG; from the coding sequence CGCGCCGAACGGATCATCCCGATGGCGCGGCACTGGGCCGAGGTCGGCTTCGGCACACCGGTGGCCCTGCACCTCTTCTACGTCGTGAAGATCCTCGCCTACATCCTGGTGGCCTGGGTCCTGGTGCTGTCCACGACCGATGGCCTCGGCGGCTTCACCGATGTCAGGTCCTGGTACGCCGAGCCGATCCTGTACCAGAAGGTCGTCTTCTACACGATGCTCTTCGAGGTCGTCGGCTTCGGCTGCGGGTTCGGGCCACTGAACAACCGCTTCTTCCCGCCGATGGGATCGATCCTGTATTGGTTGCGGCCCGGCACCATTCGCCTGCCACCGTGGCCCAACCGCATCCCGCTGACCCGCGGTGACGGCCGCGCCGTGCTCGACGTGGTGCTCTACGCGGCGCTGCTGGTGGTGCTCGTCATCGCGCTGTTCTCACAAGGGACCGGCCCCATTCCGGAACTGGGCACCGAGGTCGGGGTGCTGCCGGTCTGGCAGACAGCGACGATCCTCGGCCTGCTGGCGCTGGCCGGGCTGCGCGACAAGGTGATCTTCCTGGCCGCCCGCGGCGAGGTGTACGGATCGCTGGCGTTCTGCTTCCTGTTCAGCGGCGCCGACATCATCATCGCCGCGAAGCTGGTGTGCCTGGTCATCTGGCTGGGGGCCGCCACCTCGAAGCTCAACAAACACTTCCCGTTCGTCATCTCCACGATGATGAGCAACAACCCGATCTTCCGCTCGCCGGCGATCAAGCGGAAGTTCTTCGAGCACTTCCCCGACGACCTGCGGCCCGGCTGGCGCTCCCGGTTCATCGGACACTTCTCCACCGCCGTCGAGGGACTGGTGCCGCTGGTGCTGTTCTTCAGCCACGGTGGCGTGGCCGGGGCGGTCGCCGCGGCGATCATGCTCATCTTCCATTTCGGCATCCTGAGTTCCATCCCGATGGGTGTGCCGTTGGAGTGGAACGTCTTCATGATGTTCAGCGTGCTGACGCTGTTCGTCGGGCAGGCGCCGATCGGGCTCGGCGACCTGAACAGCCCGTGGCCGCTGCTGCTGTTCGCCGTCGTCGCGGGCACCGTCGTGCTGGGAAATCTGTTCCCGCGCAAGGTGTCCTTCCTGCCCGGCATGCGTTACTACGCCGGGAACTGGGACACCTCGCTGTGGTGCATCAAACCGTCGGCCGATGCGAAGATCGCCGCGGGCATCGTCGCGATCGCGAGCATGCCTGCAGCCCAGCTGGAGAAGTTCTACGGCAGCAAGGAGGCCGCGCAGATCCCGATGTACATGGGATACGCGTTCCGCTCCTTCAACACCCACGGACGTGCCCTGTTCACCCTGGCCCACCGGGCGATGGCCGGGCACAACGAGGACGACTACACGCTGACCGACGGCGAGCGGATCGTGTCCACCGCCATCGGGTGGAACTTCGGCGACGGCCACATGAGCAACGAGCAGTTGGTCGCCGCCCTGCAGGCGCGCTGTCATTTCGAGCCCGGCGAGGTGCGCATCGTCATGCTCGACGCGCAGCCGATTCATCGCCAGACCCAGCAGTACCGGCTGGTGGACGCCGCGACCGGAGAGTTCGAACGCGGCTACGTCAAGGTCGCCGATATGGTGACCCGTCAGCCGTGGGATGACACGGTGCCGGTCTACGACGTCGTCAGCCCACCGACTCTGCGTCAGGGGCGCGAGAGTGCGAGTGGCTGA